The following nucleotide sequence is from Candidatus Woesearchaeota archaeon.
GACAAAAAAACACATGCAAGGAGAAATTCTTAAACTTAAAGAAGAAAAAATTGTCGATTTCTTTTTTCCTCACTTAACTGCTAAATTAACAAATAAACAAAGAACAGCAATTTCTTTAGCTAATCAATATGGCTATTATGATTACCCTAGAAAAATTGATCAAGATCAGTTAGCAAAACTTATGAAAACTTCAAAATCAACTTTCCAATATCACTTAAGAATTGCAGAAAAAAAAATAATGCCTTTTCTTTTAGGCAACTATCAAATGTTAAATGAATAAGCAAATTATAAACTGACTAATTCAATATTAACTACAAATACTTTAAACTCAAATAAACTGAATATGCTGTTCCAATAACTTTTTCCCAATTATCTAAAACAACATCCGAAATATCTTCAAAATTATCTTTATCAGGAAGATGAGTTAACGCTACTGAAAAACTTCTAGCCAAGCTTAGATCCACATCTGTGTAGATAAAAGAAAGATCATCTAATTGTCTTAGCACAACTTGAAATCTATTTGGTTTAGGCCTGCACCGATACTTTTCTTTAAAGTATTCTTCATTTCTTTTTTCTAATTCCATGTTTAATCTCCAACAGATTCTAAAAAAGTTTCAATAGTTAATTCAGGATCACAAACTTTTTTAAGAATTTCAACAAAAGAAGCTAAACTAGCAACTGCGTTGTAAACTGTTGCATCTACGACAGGCTTTTGATTCTTACAAACACCTAAAGAATTTAACTGAGACTCTCTTAATTCATCCCAAACTGATTCAAATTGATAATAAAACATACTAGAACTGCTTTCTTTTACTTTCTGTTGACTTGCCAAAACACCCCACTCAACCAAATTACTAGAAATTCCACAAGACTTAGAATAATATGCCTCTTCGCGAACCATCCTAGGATCAGGTCCTCCTTCTTCAGGAATATATTTTGTTTCTAAATTTGAACAACCCTTACAATTAAAAGCAGGATCTGGGCCTAATATATTGTCAAATTCTTTTTTAAAAAAATGTCCTGCAATTTCAAAAAAGTTTTCAGAAAATAAATCTACAACTTCGCCATCCAATGAAGAAACGCTCAATAAAGATGAAAAATCAAATCTGGAGGAAATTTTATGCACTAAACCTGAAATGTCATAAATAACTCTCCCAGTTTCTATATTTAATCCACCAAATTTTGCACTGCCTTCTAAATGCAATTGTGCAACCTCATCCTTCAAAAGAAAATACTTACAAAGAACCGCATCGACAGATTCTAATTCTTCCCCTTTAGAAGTTTTCATATGAAAATAAGTTAATGCTTCAAATATATGATCTCTAAATACTAACAGATCATACAAAGTTTCAGTTCTAGGATCTTCAAACTCTCTTGATTCTCCAGTGTAAGTCATATTTATTGATGCTACCATTTATTTAATCTCCCTATAAATTATTAACAAAATTCTCCTTTTTAATCATAATTATTAATCAATAGGTTCTGTCAAATAATAATCACAAGAACCAAAGTATGAACAAAGACCATAATAAAAATCATAATTAAACCTATCTAAATTTAATGAAGATACATCAACAACTATTTTTTTGTCTTTATGAAACATAGATAATTTTTCACAATAAATAGCAACTTCAGTTAATAAAAAATAGTTTGCCAAATTTTTTGCTAAACCTAAATCTCCACTCATTTTTTGATTTAAGTGCGTAACTAACTGTGTTCCCCCAACACAAACCGAACTGGATGAACTTGCTAAATAAGATTTTTCTTCACGTCCAAAAGATTCTATTGTGTGATTTTGAGTTACCCCTAACGCGATTAAATCATCAAGAACATTTCCCACACAACAATCAGATTGAGATTTAAAACCAGCTCCAAGAACTCCCTGTAAACGTCTAAGATCCATAGTATCTTCTGAAAAAAGTGCATATGCTTTTGACTGCCAATCTTGATTTTCGCTCATTTTTTTTAAACCTCTAAATTTAATAAATGTATAAAATAGTTATTCAGTTCTTAACGCAGATTCCAATGTAATATATCTACGAGCAATATGTCCCATATACTCCTCAGGATATAATGAAACAAATTTAACAGAAAATTTTTGAAAAGATTGTTTACTTGATAACATAAATCTCGGTTCATCAAAAGGAATTTTAGTTATTACCATATCCGAACCTGGACGATATACTTCTTTAGAATATCTTTCTTCAAAAGCCACAACTTCAGTTTTCTCATAAATTCTTTTTGATTCTGAAACTAGTTCGGCTAAATGATCTCCTTCACAAATATCAAAACTTCCAAAAGAATCAATAATTTCATTTTGTTCATTTGTTACAAAAACATTATTATCTGTTTCATAAACTCTCAATAAATTTCCCATTTGTTTACACCAAACCGTTCAAATATTCTTCTAAAGGCTTTAGAAATTTAGTCTCAACAACCATTAAGTCTCTTGGACCTTCAGCTCGAGTATCTGATCTATCAACCCAAAAATCTTCGCGCCCACCTTGTTTTAATGACAAAAGTTCTACTAAATCATTTGCTTGCACTAAAGAACTGCTTTGCATAATTAACAACTCAGCCAATTCGTCAAGAGGTTGCGAACTTATTGGACCTTCACCGCGGATACAATTTTTAAACTCTTTAAAGAAAGGATCCATGGCAATATCAAAGACACCTGAAAATGAACAATAAGTAAAATAAATTTTAGGCATCAATTCAGGATGTTCAATAAAACACGTTGGTGCAATTTCGCTACTACGTTTTGAAGGCAAATTTTTAGGAAGCGACTTTGCTTTAGGAGTTTCTTTTTCAAACCTTGCACTAAAGCCATACTTTTCTAAAGTTTGCGCATATAATCTTTCTATATCCAATAATTCTCTTCCATGAGCATTAAATTCTCTTTGGATTTGTGAAGGTGCATCTCCATAAAGCAACTCCATTTGTCTAACTTGTTCACCTACAGTTTCCAAATCTTTGTAATGATAAACAGATTTACATGAAACATAACGCGCCCAACCATTAACAGAAGTTAAATCTCCTTTTTCAAATAAAACTTGATCTGCTCGAACACCTAATTCGTTAAACACATCAATAATGTCTTGAGTTGTTTCTTGTTCTTTTGGATTTACCGCCAACAAAACAGTATACTCTTCATCCCCATTCAAACTTTTAGGAAACATAACTGAAATTCTAATTCCAGAATCATAAGTTCTAGTAAACAAAACTTTTTTAGATGTTGCTGATTCTGGTTTTGCCCATTTATCTCCAAAATAACAACCATAAAATTCATTTATCATATTTTCATTTAATTCCATTTTTATTACTCTCGCAATTTTTCTCTTGCTAAATTTTTCATAAATTCATAAACTGGATCTCCTTCACCAAATTCGTTTGTTTGTTCAAAAAAATCATCCACCCCAGTTCTTCGATGAAGTTCTCTCTCATAAGGACCTAAGTGAAAACAAACATAACCAAAATACTCCATGGCATTTCTTTTTTGAAGGTGTTCCAATATCAAAACAGGATAATCTCTCAGTTCATCTTTTTGCAAGCTTGAATCAACTAAAGTTGCTCTAGGCAAATTTTCATCAGAACAGGAATTCAAATATTCCATTGCAAATCTACCATGAGTAATACTTGATGCAGTTAAGCCAAATTGAACTTTCGCATCCAACTCATACGCTTCTGCAATTTCTTTATTATTCATCACAATCAAAAGATCTAATTGGTTTTCAATTTGCATTATCCCACTCCTTACATTTTTCATCTCAACAACAAATCATAAGTTATTACCCCCCAGTAAATAATTAAAACTACTTAAAATCTTGCTGTCTTTACAGAGACAAAAACTTTAAATAGAACAATAACAAACCAACAATAAAATGGACAATGAAGTGTTCAAACAATTAGGATTTTTAGATGCAGAAGTAATAGTTTACAAAGCATTGCTTAAACTAGGACCTACACTAGTTAGCAAAATCCACCAAGAAACAGGCCTTCATAGAACCCACATATATGATCTTTTAGAAAAATTAAGAGAAAAGGGATTAGTTAGTACATTCACATCAGATCAGAAAAAACACTTTCAAGCAGCACCTCCAGAAAATATATTAGAATACATCGAAGAAAAAAAGACTCAAATTGAAGAAAAAATACTTCCCGAATTAATCGATTTATCAAACCTTCCAAAAGAAAATACTACAGTCGAATTATTCAAAGGACTAAAAGGAATAAAATCAGTATATAATGATATTATTAAAACAGGGAAAAACTATTATTGCATTGCCAAATCCAATAAACAAAAACACCCTCAAATCCACATTCAGTTAGTCCAATTTCTTAAAAGAATAGAAAAAAATAATATTCAAGAAAAAATTGTATTCGACAAAAAAGGATATATTGTGAAAACAAAAAATGGATCATATAAATATTTAGATTCTAAAAAAGAAATACCTACAACTGCGTACATCTACGGATCAAAAGTTGCACTATTCATTTTACAACCCCCCTTTCACGTCATACTCATAAAAAACAAAGATGTAGCTGATACTTACAAACAAAATTTTAATTTTCTCTGGTCTAAATCAAAAATAATCAAAAACAAAGATTTAATAAATATTAAAAAAATATTTAATTGAAAAATGACACAAGCAATACTAACCACAAACCTTGGAACAATAAAAATAAAGATTTATACAGACTCAATGCCAATCACAACAAAAAACTTCATCGACTTAGCCAAAAGAGGTTTTTACGACAATACTAAATTTCACAGAGTCATTCCTAAATTTATGATTCAAGGCGGAGATCCTCAAAGTAAAAATAATGCTAAACGACAACAATGGGGAACTGGCGGACCTGGATATAAAATTTCTGATGAATTCACAGATAATAATAAAAATTTTAAAGGATCTATTGCAATGGCAAATTCAGGACCAAATACAGGTGGAAGTCAATTTTTTATCAATGTCGCAGGCAACCATTTCCTAGATAACGCACATCCAGTATTTGGAGAAGTAATTGATGGATTAAACATAGTCATTGATATTTCTAAAACAAAACGAGATCATAATGATCAACCTGATGAAGATGTGGTTTTAGAAAAAGTCACAATAGAAGAATAAAAAAAATTATAAAAAAATTAAATTATTTTTTTCTTTTCAAATTCTGTCATCAAAGATTCAATTCTATCTTCCTCAATTTCATTTGACCATAAACCATTTTTCTTAAAGTAAGATCCCACAATAAAAATGTCTGCACTCATGAATTTATGAACATTCTCAGCAGTTATTCCTGAACCAATTATTAACGGAACATTAACTTGTTCTTTGACTTTTTGTATCTCTTCAAGAGAAGCTTCTTTACCAGTACAACTACCAGTAATTATTACTCCATCTGACAAGAAAAATTCAGCAGTATGCGCAGTTTCCACAATATCAACATCGGACGTTAAAGCATGCGCGGAATGTTTCTTTTTAATGTCTGTAAAAATTAACACATCTTCCGCACCAATTTGTTTTTTGTATCTTAATAAATCACCCGCACAAGATTCTATGTATCCTTCATCGCCAATATGCGCATAAACAAATCCTTCTACACGAACAAAGTCAAGTCCTGCAGCTTTCGCTACTGCTAATGCTTCTTTATTGGCCGCAGCTAAGATTTGAATTCCACAATATAATCCTAATTTTTTTATTTCTTTACCAATAATGCTCATTAAAGCAATTATTTCCGGACCAATATTTTTTGTGTATGGCAAATCATGCATATTTTCTATTGCGACAACATTTAGTCCATGTTTTTGATAAATTTTTGCTTCTTCAACTGCTTTAAAAATAATTTCTTGTGAAGACAAACTATTTTTAGGCGTTCCAGCAAGTGCCCTCACATGAATCATACCTACAATTAATTTTTTCCCTTGAATAAATTCTTTAAAATTCATTTTTTTACCTCAAAAAGAGTTACCCATTTGAATACCCCCCAAATATAATAATTCTTGTTGTAGAACTTAAAGCAACAAAAACCAAAAAAAACACATAAAAAACCAATAAAAAGACTTAATAAAAAAATGCATTTCTTAAACATTTATTTAGTTCTATCAAAATCCTCAAGCATCTGGTAATACAAATCTCTTTTATTTGAATCAACAATAATCATTTGATCGGAATAACTTAATCTGTGTAAATTATTAAGAAGAAGACGTGCAGTACGCCCATTACCATCTACAAAGGGATGAATCCAAAGAAATTGATTATGAACAAACCAAGGATCTTCGTCAAACCTTGTTTCTAGCTCTCGCATAAGAGAAGGAATATTTCTTGGATCAGGTGCAACATGATCAGCAACTCTTACTTTAACTTTACGATAAGTTCCTGGATTAGAAAGCTGATCTTCCATAAGAATTCTGTGAAGTTCTAAAATTGAAAAATTACCCTCAGATCCTTTTAGATAATCAAATGCTCTATAATGATTAATGAAAGTGACACTTTCAACATCATGAGGAATATCTTCAATGTTATTAGAGTTCATAATAAAATAAAGAAGATTTTCAATATTATAAGGAACAACTCTTGCAAAAGGTTTCATACCAAATAAAGTTAAAAAGAACAATATAAACTCTTCGGAATAAAAACAACACCTAGACCAAAAAAAATATAACAATATAACAAAACTTATTGTAGATAACCTAAAACAACAAAAAAAGAAGAATAAAAAAAATTAAAAAATTTATTTCAACTTCGTAATTGATGGTGGTCTGTTCCTATTAATTACTTTCACATTAACTACTTGTGAATCTTCTTCTCCACTTAAGTCTTTTACAGTAACAGTTACAGTATATTCTCCTGCACCATCATAGTCAGTTTGTTTTGTAGCAGCACTCATAAAACCTTCAAATGATACAGATAATTTATCACCATCTTCATCTGATGCTTTAGGAGTAATTTCTACAACTTCACCTTCGTATACAATAATATCTTTAATATCTGATAAAACTGGTGCAGAATTAATTTTATTTACTACTACCTTTACATCCTTACTAACTTTTGCTTTTCCATCACTAGCTTCAACTGTAATTGTTTTAGTTCCAAAATCACCTTTAACAGTTACCCATTCGCCTTTTTCATCAAATGGCGATTCAAAAGTAACAGTTACAGAATCTCCGTCAGGATCAGCAACTTTTGCAGTAATTACTGCTTTTTGTTTTTCATCAACAACAACTGTATCAGGAGTTACTAATTGAGGAGGTCTATTTACATCTTCAACTGTTAATGTAATAGTTTTCTCATCTGTTTCTCCATCAGGATCTTGGCACACAAATTTGATTGCATGAGTTCCAGCATCTTCAAAACTTAATTCTTTTTGTGCAGAAGTCATAAATCCTGAAATGTATAATTTTAATTTATCCCCATCAGGATCAGAACAACTTACATCTAAGTTTACTGTTTCTCCTTCTTTTGCAAAAACATCTTCTGCTCCAACTAATTTTGGAGGGGAATTAGTTTTTAAAAGTTCAATACAAAATGTTCTTTCATCGTAAAATTCTCCATCTGAAAGTTTTACTTTAGACCAAATAATTCCTGCATCTCCTTTAACAGTTTGCCATGCGCCTTGATTATTAAATGGTTCAAAAAATGTCCATAATAATTTTCCTGCAGGACCAATGTCTTTGTCAGGATCATATCCTTCAGGTCTTAAACTTACTAAACTACCTTCATCTTGCACAAATGTACAATCTCCCACGGAATCTTTTGATTCAGTACTAGTGGGTTTTGGAACTACTGAAGGAACTACGGTTGGTGCATTAAATACAACAGTTCCTTGTTCACAATAATCCGAATATGGTTCTAATTTCATAATGCTATAATCATATGAATTTTGATTACAATATTGATCGTCCACTATACAACTTCCTTCAGGAAATAAATATCTACACTCATCTCTTGAGAAAAAGTATTTGGTATA
It contains:
- a CDS encoding BtpA/SgcQ family protein — encoded protein: MNFKEFIQGKKLIVGMIHVRALAGTPKNSLSSQEIIFKAVEEAKIYQKHGLNVVAIENMHDLPYTKNIGPEIIALMSIIGKEIKKLGLYCGIQILAAANKEALAVAKAAGLDFVRVEGFVYAHIGDEGYIESCAGDLLRYKKQIGAEDVLIFTDIKKKHSAHALTSDVDIVETAHTAEFFLSDGVIITGSCTGKEASLEEIQKVKEQVNVPLIIGSGITAENVHKFMSADIFIVGSYFKKNGLWSNEIEEDRIESLMTEFEKKKII
- a CDS encoding peptidylprolyl isomerase, whose amino-acid sequence is MTQAILTTNLGTIKIKIYTDSMPITTKNFIDLAKRGFYDNTKFHRVIPKFMIQGGDPQSKNNAKRQQWGTGGPGYKISDEFTDNNKNFKGSIAMANSGPNTGGSQFFINVAGNHFLDNAHPVFGEVIDGLNIVIDISKTKRDHNDQPDEDVVLEKVTIEE
- a CDS encoding Fic family protein; translation: MKPFARVVPYNIENLLYFIMNSNNIEDIPHDVESVTFINHYRAFDYLKGSEGNFSILELHRILMEDQLSNPGTYRKVKVRVADHVAPDPRNIPSLMRELETRFDEDPWFVHNQFLWIHPFVDGNGRTARLLLNNLHRLSYSDQMIIVDSNKRDLYYQMLEDFDRTK